The following proteins come from a genomic window of Sorghum bicolor cultivar BTx623 chromosome 3, Sorghum_bicolor_NCBIv3, whole genome shotgun sequence:
- the LOC8079494 gene encoding probable indole-3-acetic acid-amido synthetase GH3.12 → MSGKKAGEFSVEEVIAEFERLTLNAAAVQRETLRRILDENAGVEYLQRHGLAGRSDPDTFRACVPLATHDDLEPFIVRVADGDTSPVLTAKPITSISLSSGTTTQGKRKYLPFNDELFKLTMHVYRTSFAFRNRAFPVEGGGKALQFVYGSRQFTTKGGLTAATATTHLYRNEEYRAAVRDIQLPCCSPDEVVFVAADLAQSLYCHLLCGLLFADEVRTVFAMFGHNLVLAFQTLERVWEELCHDIRHGALSPARVAEPALRQAVSALLAPPNPALADEVARRCAEARLNGWRGVVPALWPNARYVHTIVTGSMEHYVRKIRHYAGGLPLVAMDYGASEGMVGANVEPEVPPDSATFAVLPNIAYFEFIPLKTNDGGGGAACTDTGTSYNTEADPVGLTEVTVGEHYEVVMTTFAGLYRYRLGDVVKVAGFYNSTPKLKFVSRGSIGPTLCINVDKNTEQDVQLAVDGAAEILAARNTSLEVVDYTSHADVSSDPGHYVVFWELSGEADVDDDVLQRCCDELDRRFVDAGYVSSRKTRAIGPLELRVLRRGTFQKVLHHCLSLGAPANQFKLPRCVARSNSGVLQILSDNAVKIFFSTAYD, encoded by the exons ATGTCGGGGAAGAAGGCCGGTGAGTTTAGCGTCGAGGAGGTGATCGCCGAGTTCGAACGGCTGACGCtgaacgccgccgccgtccagcGGGAGACCCTGCGGCGGATCCTCGACGAGAACGCCGGCGTCGAGTACCTCCAGCGCCATGGCCTCGCCGGCCGCAGCGACCCGGACACCTTCCGGGCCTGCGTGCCCCTCGCCACGCACGACGACCTCGAGCCCTTCATCGTGCGCGTCGCCGACGGCGACACCTCCCCTGTCCTCACCGCCAAGCCCATCACCTCCATCTCCCTCAG CTCCGGCACGACGACGCAGGGGAAGCGCAAGTACCTGCCCTTCAACGACGAGCTTTTCAAGCTGACGATGCATGTGTACCGGACCTCCTTCGCTTTCAGGAACAG GGCGTTCCCCGTCGAAGGCGGCGGCAAGGCGCTGCAGTTCGTCTACGGCAGCCGGCAGTTCACCACCAAGGGCGGCCTGACGGCGGCCACGGCCACCACCCACCTGTACCGCAACGAGGAGTACAGGGCCGCGGTGCGCGACATCCAGCTCCCGTGCTGCAGCCCCGACGAGGTGGTCTTCGTCGCCGCGGACTTGGCGCAGTCGCTCTACTGCCACCTGCTCTGCGGCCTGCTCTTCGCCGACGAGGTCCGGACGGTGTTCGCCATGTTCGGCCACAACCTCGTGCTCGCGTTCCAGACGCTGGAGCGGGTGTGGGAGGAGCTATGCCACGACATCCGCCACGGTGCCCTGTCGCCGGCGCGGGTCGCCGAGCCGGCGCTCCGGCAGGCCGTGTCCGCGCTCCTCGCGCCGCCGAACCCCGCGCTGGCCGACGAGGTGGCGCGCAGGTGCGCCGAGGCAAGGCTCAACGGCTGGCGCGGGGTGGTCCCGGCGCTGTGGCCCAACGCCAGGTACGTGCACACGATCGTGACGGGGTCCATGGAGCACTACGTCAGGAAGATCCGGCACTACGCCGGTGGCCTGCCGCTCGTCGCCATGGATTACGGCGCGTCGGAGGGGATGGTCGGTGCCAACGTCGAGCCGGAGGTGCCACCGGACTCGGCAACGTTCGCCGTGCTCCCCAACATCGCCTACTTCGAGTTCATCCCTCTCAAGAccaacgacggcggcggcggagcggcCTGCACCGATACCGGCACGAGCTACAACACCGAGGCGGATCCCGTCGGCCTGACGGAggtcaccgtcggcgagcattaCGAGGTCGTCATGACCACCTTCGCAGGGTTGTACCGGTACCGTCTTGGGGACGTGGTGAAGGTGGCCGGCTTCTATAACTCGACGCCCAAGCTCAAGTTCGTGAGCCGGGGATCGATCGGCCCTACGCTGTGCATCAACGTCGACAAGAACACCGAGCAGGACGTGCAGCTCGCCGTCGATGGCGCGGCCGAGATCCTGGCTGCCCGGAACACGTCGTTGGAGGTGGTGGACTACACCAGCCACGCGGACGTATCGTCGGACCCCGGCCACTACGTCGTGTTCTGGGAGCTCAGCGGCGAGGCCGACGTCGACGACGACGTGCTGCAGCGCTGCTGCGACGAGCTTGACCGGCGCTTCGTCGACGCCGGCTACGTGAGCTCGAGAAAGACGCGCGCCATCGGGCCCCTGGAGCTGCGGGTGCTACGGCGGGGCACGTTCCAGAAGGTGCTGCACCACTGCCTCTCCCTCGGCGCTCCGGCGAACCAGTTCAAGTTGCCGAGGTGCGTCGCCCGGTCCAACTCCGGCGTCCTCCAGATCCTCTCGGACAACGCCGTCAAGATCTTCTTCAGCACAGCCTACGACTGA